A single Vanacampus margaritifer isolate UIUO_Vmar chromosome 14, RoL_Vmar_1.0, whole genome shotgun sequence DNA region contains:
- the LOC144034117 gene encoding serine/threonine-protein phosphatase 2A 55 kDa regulatory subunit B alpha isoform, protein MAGAGGDMQWCFSQVKGAIDDDVAEADIISTVEFNHTGELLATGDKGGRVVIFQQEIENKSMPQFRSEYNVYSTFQSHEPEFDYLKSLEIEEKINKIRWLPQKNAAQFLLSTNDKTIKLWKISERDRRPEGYNLKEEDGRYKDPNTITSLRVPVLIPMDLMVEASPRRVFANAHTYHINSISVNSDNETYLSADDLRINLWHLEITDRSFNIVDIKPANMEELTEVITAAEFHPHQCNTFVYSSSKGTIRLCDMRISALCDKHSKLFEEPEDPSNRSFFSEIISSISDVKFSHNGRYMMTRDYLSVKIWDLNMENRPVETYQVHEHLRSKLCSLYENDCIFDKFECCWNGNDSVVMTGSYNNFFRMFDRSHRRDVTLEASRENIKPMQVLKPRKVCVGGKRKKDEISVDSLDFNKKILHTAWHPQDNIIAVATTNNLYIFQDKVN, encoded by the exons ATGGCAG GAGCTGGAGGTGACATGCAGTGGTGCTTCTCTCAGGTGAAAGGAGCCATTGATGACGATGTGGCTGAAG CTGACATCATCTCCACGGTTGAGTTCAACCACACAGGTGAGCTACTGGCCACAGGTGACAAAGGCGGGCGTGTGGTCATTTTCCAACAGGAAATTGAG AATAAGAGTATGCCTCAGTTTCGGAGCGAATACAACGTTTATAGCACTTTCCAGAGTCACGAGCCTGAGTTTGACTACTTGAAGAGTTTGGAGATTGAAGAAAAGATCAACAAGATTCGTTGGCTTCCTCAGAAGAATGCAGCTCAGTTCCTGTTGTCAACCAATG ATAAAACCATTAAGTTGTGGAAAATCAGTGAACGAGACAGGAGACCGGAGGGCTATAATCTCAAGGAGGAAGATGGACGTTACAAGGATCCCAACACTATCACCTCATTACGG GTGCCGGTTTTGATACCTATGGACCTCATGGTGGAAGCCAGCCCACGCAGGGTGTTCGCCAACGCTCACACCTACCACATCAACTCGATCTCGGTCAACAGTGACAACGAGACTTACTTGTCTGCAGATGACCTCCGCATTAACCTTTGGCACCTAGAGATCACCGACCGCAGCTTCA ATATTGTTGACATCAAACCAGCCAACATGGAGGAGCTAACAGAGGTGATCACAGCGGCCGAGTTCCATCCTCATCAATGTAACACCTTCGTCTATAGCAGCAGCAAAGGAACCATCCGTCTGTGTGACATGAGGATCTCTGCACTCTGTGACAAGCACTCCAAAC TTTTCGAAGAACCAGAAGATCCCAGTAATCGCTCTTTCTTCTCTGAGATTATATCGTCAATCTCAGATGTGAAATTTAGCCACAACGGACGCTACATGATGACCCGGGACTATTTGTCCGTAAAGATTTGGGACTTGAACATGGAGAACAGGCCAGTGGAGACATATCAG GTTCATGAGCACCTGAGGAGCAAACTGTGCTCGCTCTATGAAAATGACTGCATCTTTGACAAGTTTGAATGTTGCTGGAATGGCAACGACAG TGTGGTGATGACTGGCTCATACAACAATTTCTTCCGGATGTTCGACCGGAGCCATCGGCGCGACGTCACTTTGGAGGCTTCCCGTGAAAACATCAAGCCCATGCAGGTCCTTAAACCCCGCAAGGTGTGCGTAGGGGGCAAGCGCAAGAAGGACGAGATCAGCGTAGACAGTTTGGACTTTAACAAGAAGATCCTGCACACCGCCTGGCATCCCCAGGACAACATCATCGCAGTAGCGACGACCAACAACCTCTACATATTCCAGGATAAAGTCAATTAA
- the bnip3lb gene encoding BCL2 interacting protein 3 like b isoform X1, which translates to MSDASSATDNNGDSGLNGSWVELEMNRGAAGSTQSSSTVSPVSGLLPLPQVEEEEAIVGALGHVPSSSSIHNGDMEKILLDAQHESSRSNSSCDSPPRPHTPQDEGQIIFDVDVTSRRDSQTEEDVLDKEQDMDILMKDADWVADWSSRPENIPPKEFHFCHPRRSVTLSMRKTGAMKKGGFFSAEFLKVFIPSLLISHILALGLGVYIGKRLTTPPTSSF; encoded by the exons ATGTCCGACGCTAGTAGTGCTACAGACAACAACGGAGACTCGGGGCTAAACG GGTCCTGGGTGGAGTTGGAAATGAACAGAGGTGCTGCAGGGTCAACCCAATCCTCTTCCACAGTTAGCCCTGTTTCAGGCCTGTTGCCCCTTCCTcaggtggaggaagaggaggccaTTGTGGGGGCACTGGGGCACGTCCCATCCTCATCTTCCATCCACAACGGCGACATGGAAAAGATCCTGCTGGATGCGCAGCACGAGTCGAGCCGTAGCAATTCCTCCTGTGACAG tcCTCCACGGCCCCACACTCCACAAGATGAAGGGCAGATCatttttgatgtggacgtgacCAGCAGACGAGACAGTCAA ACAGAAGAGGATGTCTTGGACAAGGAGCAGGACATGGACATCCTGATGAAGGACGCAGATTGGGTTGCTGACTGGTCTAGTCGACCGGAAAACATTCCTCCTAA GGAGTTTCATTTTTGTCACCCTCGACGCTCTGTGACACTCAGCATGAGGAAGACCGGGGCTATGAAGAAAGGAGGCTTCTTCTCTGCCGAGTTCCTCAAAGTCTTCATCCCATCACTGCTGATTTCACACATCCTCGCCCTCGGACTTGG AGTGTACATTGGGAAGAGGTTGACCACGCCTCCCACCAGCTCCTTCTGA
- the bnip3lb gene encoding BCL2 interacting protein 3 like b isoform X2 has protein sequence MNRGAAGSTQSSSTVSPVSGLLPLPQVEEEEAIVGALGHVPSSSSIHNGDMEKILLDAQHESSRSNSSCDSPPRPHTPQDEGQIIFDVDVTSRRDSQTEEDVLDKEQDMDILMKDADWVADWSSRPENIPPKEFHFCHPRRSVTLSMRKTGAMKKGGFFSAEFLKVFIPSLLISHILALGLGVYIGKRLTTPPTSSF, from the exons ATGAACAGAGGTGCTGCAGGGTCAACCCAATCCTCTTCCACAGTTAGCCCTGTTTCAGGCCTGTTGCCCCTTCCTcaggtggaggaagaggaggccaTTGTGGGGGCACTGGGGCACGTCCCATCCTCATCTTCCATCCACAACGGCGACATGGAAAAGATCCTGCTGGATGCGCAGCACGAGTCGAGCCGTAGCAATTCCTCCTGTGACAG tcCTCCACGGCCCCACACTCCACAAGATGAAGGGCAGATCatttttgatgtggacgtgacCAGCAGACGAGACAGTCAA ACAGAAGAGGATGTCTTGGACAAGGAGCAGGACATGGACATCCTGATGAAGGACGCAGATTGGGTTGCTGACTGGTCTAGTCGACCGGAAAACATTCCTCCTAA GGAGTTTCATTTTTGTCACCCTCGACGCTCTGTGACACTCAGCATGAGGAAGACCGGGGCTATGAAGAAAGGAGGCTTCTTCTCTGCCGAGTTCCTCAAAGTCTTCATCCCATCACTGCTGATTTCACACATCCTCGCCCTCGGACTTGG AGTGTACATTGGGAAGAGGTTGACCACGCCTCCCACCAGCTCCTTCTGA